The Streptococcus sp. DTU_2020_1001019_1_SI_AUS_MUR_006 sequence TTGCAGCTGTTTTAGCATCTTTCTTACCGCTTACAGCGTCAAAGAGCATTGTTTTAGCTGGGTCCCAAACTGTTGACATTTGAGAGATGTTTGGCATTGGTTGAGCATTTTGGAACTGTTTGATAACAGCAGTAGTCAACTCATCATTTTTACCTTCAGCGTAAGTACGAGCTTCAGTGTTAGCTGGGATTTCGTTTGTTGCATCGTAGAATGCTTTTTGTTGGTCAGTTGAAACAAGGAAGTCTACGAATTTTTGAGCTCCTTCAAGGTTCTTAGTGCTTGATGGGATGATCCAAGCTTTACCACCACCAAAGGCTGCGTAGTTTTTACCGTTTGGAAGAGTTGGGATAGTTGCAACACCGTAGTTTACTTTAGCATCTTTGAATGCTTGAGCTTTCCAAGGTCCATCAATGATAGCAGCTGTTTTACCTTCTTGGAATTGAGTTTGGATCAAGTTTCCAGCACCTTCAGTATCTTGCATACCTTTAGGCCATTTGTCATACCAAGTTTTAGCATAGTTGATACCTGCAATAGCACCATCGTTAGCAAGACCAATATCTTTAGGGTCTTTACCGTTTTGTCCAAACACGTAGGCACCATTACCAGCAAGAAGTCCATATGCGTAGTAGAAGTTAGTCCAGTCAGCTAGGAAAGCAGTAGTTTTTCCGTCTTCACCAGCGAAGGCATATTTGCTATCTTTAGCAAGTTCTTCCAAGTCAGCAAATGTTTTAGGAGCTTCTTTCACTAAGTCTTTGTTATAGTACATAACAAGTGACTCGATAACGGC is a genomic window containing:
- a CDS encoding extracellular solute-binding protein, producing the protein MSTKFMKSAAVLGTATLASLLLVACGSKTSDKAADSSASGSQEITFYVEDQYKAFAESAAKAYEKEAGVKVTIKTGDQLGGLDNLSLDNQSGKAADVMMAPYDRVGSLGTDGQLSEVTLSDGAKTDDTTKSLVTVGGKVYGAPAVIESLVMYYNKDLVKEAPKTFADLEELAKDSKYAFAGEDGKTTAFLADWTNFYYAYGLLAGNGAYVFGQNGKDPKDIGLANDGAIAGINYAKTWYDKWPKGMQDTEGAGNLIQTQFQEGKTAAIIDGPWKAQAFKDAKVNYGVATIPTLPNGKNYAAFGGGKAWIIPSSTKNLEGAQKFVDFLVSTDQQKAFYDATNEIPANTEARTYAEGKNDELTTAVIKQFQNAQPMPNISQMSTVWDPAKTMLFDAVSGKKDAKTAANDAVTLIKETIQQKFGN